From Haliotis asinina isolate JCU_RB_2024 chromosome 8, JCU_Hal_asi_v2, whole genome shotgun sequence, a single genomic window includes:
- the LOC137294179 gene encoding nidogen-like: MRTCLLLTAFGVYLSVLSVSGVPLKLFYPFGSEARDYVLQAGDDISSSEFPLNTSISYLNWYYGSVYINSNGHLSFDSELPDYRPSLILPIGFDMIAAFLADVDTTAAGKIFFRETSDPALLQRANTDVQAHFRGYSLFEATSLFIATWDGVGYYNSKSDKVNTFQIVIASNGEDSFAFFHYLDDGIGWIMGDGKESPNLVDVPAQAGFDSTDGRNVKLPNSGTTSSFVNHTNVNIPGAWMFLIGNKGIENIQPADLNTGEVFVFPVEPGKGSCLEGTRACDINARCVDYAEGFCCECLPPYYGNGKTCLEPGVPQRLNGKVHGVLNGVALLDLDMHTYVVTADGRAYSAISRVPTELATSMQTLSAIGGIIGWMFAVPTNPKAKNGYIFTGGEFNRTAVVTFLYGNETYVLNVQQNFYGHDALNNLRMETTLNGEIPPIELGSKVIVDDHKEDFKKIRPGLIKARSSRTYRVNEVAYRYTWDQTIMFSECMADRDVRAVGSSRLSVGRNFVVFDSNSQVVRFAQSNKIGVLTGSDPCRDAAQNCAADADCIPEGETYRCVCRQGFVGDGGTCDDVDECELGVCDVNARCFNIRGSYQCQCNAGFRGDGEVCQREVQLCGEIVCGENGRCVFDSVQQQPVCECNAGFAGNGVDCDPIEFSCNEVDNCGPNAQCVYDGEESRYVCECVDGFSGDGFSCETTDDRSVCLRCDSNAACVMDVDRFTYRCQCSEGYSGDGFRCSTIDPCMECSVNAQCDFDQSTQSYQCRCRSGFYGDGRRCEAYDCKTHAVCDQNAECVTDPDYGNNYCRCMSGYQGDGRRCVLQECSNDDDCDINARCGPDPRDTSRNICRCVSGFEGNGRVCIQRVHNCNQVNNCAREAECIYDPDRRSYSCQCRPEYIGDGRTCQRRDDLPNCVRDPRLCDPNASCVQNVDHYVCVCNQNFVGDGRTCRPFDGSGNFLIYAQGYSISRVPYQGTGRGQMLIYVPGQLAVGLDTDCAEGLLYWTDVAGGQIRRAQYDGTDIQTVLTGLVSPEGIAIDYISRNLYYTDSELDVVGVAKLDGTDQKTLFSSDIINPRSIVLDPRRGVFYWTDWNRDKPQIEKANMDGTSRMVLVTSDLGLPNGLTLDDRTQQLCWGDAGTHRIECLRTDGLGRRILYDKASYPFDVAFFNNVLYWTDWETKGIPNVDRDGGADANDPINLAVGGNGRLYGVTAVRDQCPRVTNGCAVNNGGCRYLCLPSPSGGRTCACPDDIDPRRCNEVALKKRK, translated from the exons ATAAATAGCAACGGTCATTTATCATTCGACTCGGAGCTGCCAGACTACCGACCTTCACTAATACTCCCTATAGGATTTGATATGATTGCTGCCTTCCTCGCGGATGTCGACACGACAGCAGcaggaaaaatattttttag AGAAACAAGCGACCCAGCATTATTACAGCGGGCGAATACCGACGTACAAGCTCACTTCCGGGGATACAGCCTGTTTGAAGCAACGTCTTTGTTCATAGCAACATGGGATGGTGTCGGTTACTACAACAGCAAGTCCGACAAG GTCAATACGTTCCAGATTGTCATAGCGTCTAACGGAGAGGACTCATTCGCGTTTTTCCACTATCTGGATGATGGAATAGGATGGATTATGGGAGATGGGAAAGAGAGCCCCAACCTTGTCGACGTCCCTGCGCAAGCTGGGTTCGACTCTACAGACGGAAGGAACGTGAAACTGCCCAACTCTGGCACAACGTCATCCTTTGTCAA CCACACCAACGTCAACATCCCCGGCGCCTGGATGTTCCTCATCGGTAACAAGGGGATAGAGAACATCCAACCTGCTGACCTCAACACCGGAGAAG TGTTCGTGTTTCCGGTGGAGCCCGGCAAGGGAAGCTGTCTGGAAGGGACCAGGGCGTGCGATATAAACGCCCGCTGTGTGGACTATGCGGAGGGATTCTGCTGTGAATGCTTGCCACCATATTACGGAAACGGAAAAACCTGCCTGGAACCAG GTGTTCCACAACGTCTTAATGGGAAGGTTCACGGTGTGCTGAACGGCGTAGCCTTGCTTGACCTTGACATGCACACCTACGTCGTGACGGCAGACGGTCGCGCCTATTCTGCCATCAGTCGAGTTCCCACGGAGCTTGCTACCTCCATGCAGACTCTCAGTGCTATTGGAGGCATCATTGGTTGGATGTTCGCGGTGCCAACAAACCCCAAGGCTAAAAATGGATATATTTTTACAG GCGGAGAGTTCAACAGGACTGCGGTAGTGACGTTCTTGTACGGCAACGAAACGTACGTCCTCAACGTCCAACAAAACTTCTACGGCCACGACGCCCTTAACAACTTGCGCATGGAGACAACCCTGAATGGCGAGATCCCACCTATAGAACTGGGTTCAAAGGTCATCGTGGATGATCATAAGGAGGACTTCAAGAAGATCCGACCAG GTCTGATCAAGGCGAGGTCGAGTCGCACTTACAGGGTGAATGAGGTCGCCTACCGTTACACCTGGGACCAGACCATCATGTTCTCAGAGTGCATGGCGGATCGGGATGTGCGTGCAGTCGGTTCGTCCCGTCTTTCCGTGGGCAGGAACTTCGTCGTCTTTGATAGCAACAGCCAGGTGGTGAGATTCGCCCAATCCAACAAGATTGGAGTGCTCACAG GTTCCGATCCGTGTCGTGATGCTGCCCAGAACTGCGCCGCTGACGCCGACTGCATCCCCGAGGGGGAAACCTACCGGTGCGTCTGCAGACAAGGCTTTGTTGGGGATGGTGGAACCTGTGACG ATGTCGACGAGTGTGAACTTGGTGTGTGCGACGTCAACGCCCGTTGTTTCAACATCAGGGGAAGTTACCAGTGTCAGTGCAACGCCGGATTCAGGGGCGACGGTGAAGTGTGTCAAC GAGAGGTGCAGCTCTGTGGGGAGATTGTCTGTGGGGAAAATGGCCGGTGCGTCTTTGACAGCGTTCAACAACAGCCTGTCTGCGAATGCAATGCGGGCTTCGCAGGAAACGGTGTGGACTGTGATCCAATTG AGTTCAGCTGCAACGAGGTGGACAACTGCGGCCCCAACGCGCAGTGCGTTTACGACGGAGAAGAGAGCCGTTACGTATGCGAGTGCGTGGATGGCTTCAGTGGGGACGGCTTCTCCTGCGAGACCACGGATGACC GGAGCGTGTGTCTGAGATGTGATTCTAACGCCGCCTGCGTCATGGACGTCGACCGTTTCACGTATAGGTGTCAGTGCAGTGAAGGGTACAGCGGTGACGGGTTCAGGTGCTCCACGATAG ACCCATGCATGGAATGCAGCGTCAACGCACAGTGTGACTTCGACCAGTCAACCCAATCTTACCAATGTCGATGTCGTTCTGGTTTCTATGGTGATGGGCGTCGTTGTGAGGCCTACGACTGCAAAACGCACGCCGTTTGTGACCAGAACGCCGAATGTGTCACAGACCCCGACTACGGCAACAACTACTGCAGATGTATGAGTGGTTACCAAG GAGACGGCCGTCGCTGTGTGTTGCAGGAATGTTCTAATGACGATGACTGCGACATCAATGCGCGATGCGGACCTGATCCCCGAGACACAAGCCGCAACATCTGCCGGTGCGTCTCTGGCTTCGAGGGCAACGGCAGGGTCTGCATACAACGAG tGCACAACTGTAACCAAGTTAACAACTGCGCGAGGGAAGCAGAGTGCATCTATGACCCAGATAGGCGGTCTTACAGCTGTCAGTGTCGGCCTGAGTACATTGGAGATGGGCGCACCTGCCAGCGGCGTG ATGACCTCCCCAACTGTGTCCGTGACCCCCGTCTGTGTGACCCGAACGCCTCCTGTGTCCAGAACGTCGACCACTACGTCTGTGTGTGTAACCAGAACTTCGTCGGGGACGGCCGTACCTGCAGAC CGTTTGACGGCAGCGGCAACTTCCTCATCTACGCCCAAGGGTACAGCATCTCCCGCGTTCCTTATCAGGGCACAGGCAGGGGACAGATGCTTATCTACGTACCAG GTCAGCTGGCGGTAGGTCTGGACACGGACTGTGCTGAGGGGCTCCTCTACTGGACAGATGTTGCCGGTGGACAGATCAGGAGGGCGCAGTATGACGGCACGGATATACAGACAGTGCTGACAG GACTTGTGTCTCCCGAGGGCATCGCCATTGACTACATCTCCAGGAACCTCTACTACACTGACTCAGAACTCGACGTCGTTGGTGTTGCAAAGCTGGATGGTACGGATCAGAAGACACTCTTCAGCTCCGACATCATCAACCCAAGATCCATCGTCCTGGACCCACGGAGAGG GGTGTTTTATTGGACTGACTGGAACAGGGACAAGCCACAGATCGAGAAGGCCAACATGGACGGCACGAGTAGGATGGTACTGGTAACCTCCGACCTGGGCCTGCCGAACGGTCTCACCCTGGATGACCGGACCCAGCAGCTCTGCTGGGGGGACGCcg GTACCCATCGTATTGAATGTCTCCGAACTGATGGCTTGGGGCGCCGCATCCTCTACGACAAGGCCAGCTACCCATTCGACGTCGCCTTTTTCAACAACGTCCTGTACTGGACCGACTGGGAAAC TAAGGGTATTCCCAACGTGGATCGTGATGGAGGTGCTGATGCCAACGACCCGATCAACCTCGCCGTCGGTGGCAATGGCCGCTTGTACGGCGTGACAGCGGTCAGAGACCAATGCCCGCGAG TGACCAATGGCTGTGCAGTTAACAACGGCGGATGTCGTTACCTCTGTCTCCCATCACCAAGCGGAGGTCGAACCTGCGCATGCCCCGACGATATCGACCCAAGAAGGTGCAACGAAGTGGCCTTGAAAAAGCGGAAGTGA